The sequence GCGAAGAGTATACCGGTCTGAAAGAGCAGGAAGTGATCGGTCAGAACGTGTTCAAATTGTTTATGAGTCGCAGCGAGGCGGCAGCCTCGAAGCGAAATATCACCGGTTTCTTCCGTAACGGCAGCTCCTACGAAGTCGAACGCTGGATCAAGACGCGGAAAGGACAACGCTTGTTTCTGTTCAGAAACAAATTCGTTCACAGCGGCAGCGGTAAAAACGAAATATTTCTTATTTGCTCCGGCACCGACATTACCGAGGAACGTCGGGCGCAGGAGCGCCTGCGCGTGCTGGCCAATACCGATACCATCACCGGTTTACCCAACCGCAATGCCATCCACGAACAGATCTCAGACGCCATCAACCATCGGGGCGAAACGCAGGTTGGCGTGGTGTATCTTGACCTGGATAACTTCAAAAAGGTCAACGATGCCTACGGGCATATGTTTGGCGATCAGCTCTTACAGGCGGTTGCACTCGCCATTCTGAGTTGCCTTGACGAGGGGCAGGTTCTGGCCCGGCTCGGCGGCGATGAGTTTATCGTGATGGCCACGAATACGTCTCAGGGCTCGCTGGAAGCGATGGCGTCGCGCATTCTGACCCGCCTGCGCCAGCCGTTCAGAATCGGGCTGATTGAGATATATACCGGCTGTTCTTTGGGTATCGCCCTCGCGCCGCAGCACGGGAACGATCGGGAAAGTGTGATTCGCAATGCCGATACGGCCATGTACACCGCCAAGGAAAATGGCAGGGGTAAGTTCTGCGTCTTCTCCCCTGAAATGAACCAGCGCGTATTTGAGTATCTTTGGCTGGACACCAATCTGCGTAAAGCGCTGGATAACGATCAGCTTCTGATTCACTACCAGCCTAAAATGACCTGGCGCGGTGAGGTCAGAAGTCTTGAGGCGCTGGTCCGCTGGCAGTCGCCGGAGCGCGGCTTGATCCCACCGCTGGAATTTATCTCTTATGCCGAAGAGTCCGGTTTGATTGTGCCGCTGGGGCGCTGGGTGATGCTCGACGTGGTTCGTCAGGTGGCGAAATGGCGTGACAAGGGGATTAACCTGCGCGTGGCCGTGAACGTCTCTGCACGTCAGCTTGCCGACCAGACGATTTTCAGCGATTTAAAGCAGGCGCTTAAGGATCTGCATTTTGAGTACTGCCCTATCGACGTCGAGTTAACAGAGAGCTGTCTCATCGAAAACGAAGAGCTGGCGCTTTCGGTGATCCAGCAATTCAGCCGACTCGGGGCACAAATACATCTGGATGACTTTGGTACGGGCTACTCTTCCCTTTCCCAGCTGGCGCGTTTTCCTATTGACGCCATTAAACTCGATCAATCTTTTGTCAGAGATATTCATAAGCAGTCCATCTCTCAGTCACTGGTACGCGCCATTGTCGCAGTGGCACAGGCCCTGAATCTGCAGGTGATCGCCGAGGGGGTGGAGAATGCAAAAGAAGACGCCTTTCTGACTAAGAATGGCGTCAACGAACGGCAGGGTTTCCTTTTTGCTAAGCCGATGCCCGCTGCCGCATTCGAGCGATGGCTAAAACGCTATCAGGCGCGACAACAGCGCTAGCTGGCCTTGCGTAAGCCCGCCGCATGATGGCGGTTTTGCAGCATCACCAGACGCTCCATGTAGGCGATATCTTTCGGCTCAAGGCAGAATGCGGCATCGACCCAGTCTTCGGTAATATCCATCAGCTCACTGCGTGGCAACTGCAGAACGCGCGTACGAGCACGCAGCATGGCTCTTACGCCGTTCAGTTTTGGCCGCAATGTGTCGATGAAGGTCCTGACCGAGACGTAGCTTTGCCCGGGTTCATACAGCACATCCACCAGCCCGTGCTGCTCGTACCATTCTGCCGTATGGGATTCCCCTTTGTAGATGAGCTCCTCCGCCAGCTTCATGCCTGAACGTCGAGCGACCAGAGAATACCCCCCCATCCCCGGGAACAGATTAAAGGCAATTTCCGGGAAACCTAACCGGGCATCACGCTGAGCCAGGACAAAATGGTGCGCCAGCGCTGCCTCAAATCCGCCGCCTAATGCGCTGCCTTCGACCATTGCCAGCGTGATGGCCCCCGTATCAAACCCTCTTGACGCCGCATGGACGCAATCAACACAGGCGCGGGCATACGCCCGTAACGCTTCACGCCGCCCGTTCTGAATGCACTCGACGAAGAACTGCAAGTCCCCTCCCACGTTGTACATTTCAGGAACAAGCGAGCCGGTAACCCAAAAATCGACCGCAAAACCCGACTGACGGACCAGCCAGGAAAGGTTCATGATCTCCTCAATTAAGGCATGGTTGAAGCAAGGACGCGGCTGAGCCCGCAGCATCATCCAGACGGTGCGTCGCTCCGCCTCGTAATACCCTGAGAGCTGCGTGAAACGTTCAGTATCGGTAAACAGTGTACAGGTAGGCTGATTGATAACTGTCATAGTCCAATTCCTCATATAAAAAAGCGCCTTGCGCGCAGTTTTAGACTAATCCACCGATTAAGCCTGCTATATGAGGGGGAATAAATTTATCACTTTCATTTATGTAATTTCGTTATTGCATTTTTTCCCTTCTCTTTTGACCCCATTTTCTGCATCATTGAAATTATTCACTTTTCGCTCCCGGGGAGAGATTATGTCTACTATTGATCCACAAGCTGTAGCACAACGTATTGATACCGTGCTGGATATTCTGGTGGCGGGTGATTATCACTCTGCGATCCGTAATCTCGAGATCCTGAAGTCTGAACTTCTTGCTCAGAATGGCGCTGACAACGCCCCCGAAAACAAACAGCCAAAAGCGCCGTGGGAAGTGTAATCCCACCGTTTCCGACCTCGTTTCGCTTTATTAAATGGATGCTATGAATTCCCGACAACAACTCATTTTGCAGATGGTCATCGATCAGGGGCGTGTAAGCGTGGTCGATCTCGCTAAAACCACCGGCGTCTCCGAAGTCACCATTCGTCAGGATCTTAATCTGCTGGAAAAACAGAGTTACCTGCGCCGTGCGCATGGTTATGCCGTGCCGCTGGACAGCGACGACGTTGAGACGCGCATGATGAATAACTACGCGCTTAAACGTGAACTGGCAGAGTTTGCCGCATCACTGGTAAACCCTGGCGAGACGGTCTTTATTGAAAACGGCAGCAGCAACGCCCTTCTGGCACGGACGCTCGCGGAACAAAAAGACGTGACTATCATCACTGTCAGCAGCTATATCGCCCATTTACTCAAAGAGACGCGCTGTGAGGTCATTTTGCTGGGTGGCATTTACCAAAAGAAAAGTGAAAGCATGGTGGGCCCGCTGACCCGGCAATATGTTCAGCAGGTGCATTTCAGTAAGGCCTTTATCGGCATTGACGGCTGGCAGCCGGAAACAGGTTTCACCGGCCGGGATATGATGCGCACTGACGTGGTGAATGCCGTACTGGAAAAAGAGTGTGAAGCCATTGTGCTCACTGACAGTTCCAAATTTGGCGCCGTCCATCCTTACACAATGGGTCCCGTCTCACGCTTCAGTCGCGTCATTACCGACGAACGGTTAAGTGACGAGCATCGTAATAAGCTGGAAGAAGACGGTCTGATTGTCGATATTATTAAAACGTCCGCCTGAGTCCATTTCGCGCCCGTCATTCGGGCGCATGCATATCCCTTCGTCTGAGACGATTCCTAACGCCCCTTTAAGA comes from Enterobacter kobei and encodes:
- the pdeR gene encoding cyclic di-GMP phosphodiesterase; the encoded protein is MIDDLEQNLLFRYMGTHSPWWRLSADSNALHLAASENADATQVVTLDDEQATLIRQLTVITSSISMNLSLYGEEVPVHLVGRKITRNEWAGTASAWNDTPSVARDLAQGLSFAEQVVSEANSVIVILDQHGNIQRFNRLSEEYTGLKEQEVIGQNVFKLFMSRSEAAASKRNITGFFRNGSSYEVERWIKTRKGQRLFLFRNKFVHSGSGKNEIFLICSGTDITEERRAQERLRVLANTDTITGLPNRNAIHEQISDAINHRGETQVGVVYLDLDNFKKVNDAYGHMFGDQLLQAVALAILSCLDEGQVLARLGGDEFIVMATNTSQGSLEAMASRILTRLRQPFRIGLIEIYTGCSLGIALAPQHGNDRESVIRNADTAMYTAKENGRGKFCVFSPEMNQRVFEYLWLDTNLRKALDNDQLLIHYQPKMTWRGEVRSLEALVRWQSPERGLIPPLEFISYAEESGLIVPLGRWVMLDVVRQVAKWRDKGINLRVAVNVSARQLADQTIFSDLKQALKDLHFEYCPIDVELTESCLIENEELALSVIQQFSRLGAQIHLDDFGTGYSSLSQLARFPIDAIKLDQSFVRDIHKQSISQSLVRAIVAVAQALNLQVIAEGVENAKEDAFLTKNGVNERQGFLFAKPMPAAAFERWLKRYQARQQR
- a CDS encoding crotonase/enoyl-CoA hydratase family protein; its protein translation is MTVINQPTCTLFTDTERFTQLSGYYEAERRTVWMMLRAQPRPCFNHALIEEIMNLSWLVRQSGFAVDFWVTGSLVPEMYNVGGDLQFFVECIQNGRREALRAYARACVDCVHAASRGFDTGAITLAMVEGSALGGGFEAALAHHFVLAQRDARLGFPEIAFNLFPGMGGYSLVARRSGMKLAEELIYKGESHTAEWYEQHGLVDVLYEPGQSYVSVRTFIDTLRPKLNGVRAMLRARTRVLQLPRSELMDITEDWVDAAFCLEPKDIAYMERLVMLQNRHHAAGLRKAS
- a CDS encoding DNA-binding transcriptional regulator YciT, whose product is MNSRQQLILQMVIDQGRVSVVDLAKTTGVSEVTIRQDLNLLEKQSYLRRAHGYAVPLDSDDVETRMMNNYALKRELAEFAASLVNPGETVFIENGSSNALLARTLAEQKDVTIITVSSYIAHLLKETRCEVILLGGIYQKKSESMVGPLTRQYVQQVHFSKAFIGIDGWQPETGFTGRDMMRTDVVNAVLEKECEAIVLTDSSKFGAVHPYTMGPVSRFSRVITDERLSDEHRNKLEEDGLIVDIIKTSA